The Paenibacillus amylolyticus genome contains the following window.
AAGATGGATCGTTCTTCTTGCCACAGTTAGCATTAAAAGCAGGACTGAATAATTTGAAGTTCAAAATTTCAAGTGCATCCAATGCCATTGAAACGGAACGTTCCATTTACTATTTTGATAAAGACCAACCTTTTACGGATTTGAAAGTACAATTGGGTGGACAGGACAAGTCTATTCTGGGTAGCAATCCTACCTTTACAGGTACTAGCCAAACTACTGCAACATTGACTGGACAAGTGCTGCTTCCTTACTCAGCCAGCCCTAATCCATTTAGTCCGACAAATGGTCAGATCACGTTGTCTAATGGCAACCTGACGCAACCAACTAATTTTGTGTTTGAAACGGACCCGACTGAAGAAGTACTGATCACGGGATCGGATGGTGTAACCATCGAGTATCGATTGGTAAAATTCAAGGTTACAACACCGTATAACTTGGAACTCGCCGCAGATGGAACATCTCCGAAGAAGGATCAGACGCTTCGTCTCCGTCTCGCTTACGGTAATTTCAGTGCGGGATATAACGCGAGCTATACCTTCTCCCCAGGAGCACAGGATATCACAGAAATTTATTATTTACCTGACTACAAAGTGGGTGAAGCCATTGATTCCCGAACGAAGCTCGATGGCACTAAGCTGCAAAGTGATGAGTTCTTCATTCTGGTAGAATCCAGTGAACCTATTTCAGGGACGCTTGTAGGTGAATATTTACCAACAGGCACAACCAAGCTAACTGTAGCTAACGTAGCTTCGCCAACGGGATTACCTGATAACCAAAAAATCTATAAAATATCGGGTTTCCTTGGTGGAGATCAACAAGTACGCTTTTATTATGGTAGTCCGACCAATTTGCCTAAGGTCGTGAAAATTTCTTATGTAACTGCAAGTTCGATCTATGTGGAAAGTCTTCAAAACGGACAGACATATACATTTAACTCCAAGAGCAACGAACAGAAGCTTACGTTAAAAGGTCGTTTCATTGGTTTCAAAACCATTGGCGGTACTAACTTCGTGGCTGAAATATTGGTGAATGGTAAAAAGCATACAACGGCAACAACGTTCCCGAATGCAGATGGAACGTTCAGTGTAGATCTTCCCGTCTTGAAATCAGGACCGATTGTCTATGGTGAGAACACAATTTTAATTCGTGCTACAGATGAGGATGCGAACAAACTTCCAATCACCATCTCGACGACGTTGAAGATTAATGTCATTGACCAGAATCAATCAACAGTGACATCATTCATGCCTACGCTGATTCCTAAGGACTCACGTCAGCAGTTTATTAACAAACCAATTACGCAATATGAAGATGACGAGATGAAACGCATTTTCTCGGTTACACCTGAATTTGCTTTCAAAGAAGACAAGTATGTAACAAGTGAAGAGAATTATGACCTCGTCATTAATGGCGGTGGTGCTGATATTGTGAACGTCTACTTTGGTTCTGATAAAATTTTCACAAAAGAACTGACAAGTACAACGATTTTTGAAGTAAATCAACCAGCTACAACCGGATTGCCAAGCTATGATATTACAGGTAATAGTGACCTGTTTATCGCACGGATTCAGAATCTGAAGTTTGATGTACCCGGAACACATGTATACACACTCGAACTGATCAACAGCACAGGTGCAAGAACGACACAACGTTTGGAGATTGTACGCGAACCTTCTTCTTACCGCATTTTGTCTCCACAACCTACGGTAGGTAATAACATTGTTGTGAACAAAAACTTTGTTCGTTTCGATATTGAAGCTGAGGGAGCATCTCAAGTATTGATCGGTAAAGAGCCTGCAGTGAAACGTACCGATATGAATAACCGCTTTGTATTGGATTATGTAGGACTCAAAGCAGACAAGAATAATGCAATCAAGATTCAGATTATACGCGAGGGCGGCACGATCAACGATACGATTAATGTGTATTATACAGGTGCGATCGCGATTGATTCACAGTACATGGCTCCTAAGGTAGCCAACAAATATACTGTGTTTAACAAAAATGTGGTGCTTTCATTCCCGAAAGGGACGGTACTGCAATCAACAACAACAAGTGGCATGGTGAAGTTCTATCCAGACAACAAACTGTTGTTTGGTATCGCTGATCCTAAAGATGGCGTTGTAGAACGTAAGAATGACTATGGTAATGTTATAGGAGTTAATGCAGATGACAGAAGTACCAATGGTGCCAGCGTAATCCGTATTCCTACCGAGTTGTCGAGTTTCTTCGCCTCAGTGATCAATACAGCGAACTTCACTCAAGTATCTGATATTTACTGGATTAACGGTGGTCTGGGTGAACTGGGTGATCGTGGTACGAACGGATACAAAGCAGGAACAAACGGAATTACGCCGTATTCCATTGATGGAGAGTTTACGAGATATGCTCAGGAGCGAATTCTTACCCCATCCCAGCGTGGAACGTTAACGCTAAGTTATGATCCATCCATTGTTGACGATGTAGGGTCTACAATTACCGTATATCGTTACTCGGATGACTCTAATGTAGGCAAATGGGTTTCCATAGGTGGTGCAGTAGATACGAAGAGTCACACCATTACCGTACCGTTTGATGAATTTGGTTATTACAAAGTCATGAAGCAAAGTCAAAGCTACCCGGACATCACAAACCATCCGTGGGCACGGAACTTGCTGAATGCGATGTATTCCAAAGGAATTATGAATCCGCTGAGAACCAATGCATTTGGTGCGGATGATCAGACAACACGTGGCGAATTTGCCACTTTGCTTGTCAAAGGTATGGATATTCAACTGGTTAAACCAAGCAAAACAACCTTCACCGACGTTTCGGAGAACACAAAATCGGATCGTTGGACCTATGAAGCTATTGAAACAGCAGCACGCGCAGGTATTGTTCAAGGACTTAGTGATGGGTTCTTTGGACCAGACCAGCCGGTTACACGGGAGCAGGCAGCTGTTATGATTGCGCGTGCGATGAATGCCAAGCTTGCAGCTAATGACAGTAAGCTGACGGCTACGTTGGCCAAATCGTTCCTGGATTCAACTTCTATTGATTTCTATGCACGACCAGCTATTGTGGCGGTTACCAAAGCAAAAATCATGGAAGGAAGCCCTGTAAACATTCCAGGTGCAGCCAAAACGCAATACCAATTCAATCCAAAAGGTAATATGACACGTGCTGAAGCAGCCAAGATTGCTGTAGAACTACTTAAGAAGAGCACGAAACTATTCCCTAAAACATTGAGCTAATCTAACAGTGTTGAGATAATTTTAGGAAGGACCTGTCCCTTTTACTAAAGGGGTGGGTTCTTTTTATCACTGTAGAGAAGCTTATATAGAATTCATTTATAATAGAAGAAATCTGTTTTTTACCAATAACTATTTTTGTAATTTGCTAGAGATTAAGATACAATAACGGTAAATACACAATGATCTAGAGGGTGAAGTTAGCTAATGAAACCGATTTATTCGAGAGCCCAGCTGGGCTACATGAAGGCAAAGACACAGTTCGAGAAGCAGGCAGTCATTCTGGAGAAAAAGTTGGAAGATACACGTAAGACAGAGGAGATCTCTCAGGAAGTTATGGAAGGACTTGTACAGTCCACCGGCTTCCATGATGCTTATAACAGTCTGGTTCTGGCCGAGAATGAATTGATTGAATGGTCTCACACCACGATGAAGCATGAGAAGACATACCGGGAGAACAGACAACCAATTGACGATATGTATCTGAGATTGAATAGTGATCCGAATATGCGTGCTCAGATTATTGAGTTGGCGATGAAGATCCGCTAAGATAGTCACTTATTTAAGAAGAGGGCCTGAGGGCTCTCTTTTTATTTTCAATTTTGTAGAATTTGTCGCTTCATTGTGGAAAATTACGGGTATAAATAAACGTCCACATCAATCCTTACGCAGACTGGATTCGGAGAATACGTCATGAATTCAACTTCACTAAAGGTTTTGAATCCGTTAAAGACCCGCACTGCATCAATACATAAATAAATTCAAAACTTTTTTTTAGGAATCCGCAACTTTTTGAAATCTACTGCGTTTAAGATGTAGAGTCGAAAACATTGGGCAACTTACCAAGAATGACCTCGTGAAGAATCTTGTCTATTTATTAGAAAAAATTGCTTTACGGCACGAGAGACCCATTGTATAATACGTAAGGTAGGATTAGGAAACTACTCTATTTACGTATGATTCTATCTTTTATTCTTGTT
Protein-coding sequences here:
- a CDS encoding S-layer homology domain-containing protein encodes the protein MQQKKRPLVWIMLVTMVFSLFPQGLFGGAVASAADGDPVGSNAYTTYFTPDLRTLRETAALTIVPDATKAFLTRSNAYTTSTSSITISGSYAFVSNTSLKVKVEQLNLVTDGDDSKWVPDSTKSITTAVTADPSGNNKFTANNLNLFPGFNRVTFSGNQGSVERSDTFYVLYDQAPFIESFQVFTDSSATGGNKSYNLNEGSNTVVDTQRVSIQGKVQNSTLVSVKVNGGDEINASMLQDGSFFLPQLALKAGLNNLKFKISSASNAIETERSIYYFDKDQPFTDLKVQLGGQDKSILGSNPTFTGTSQTTATLTGQVLLPYSASPNPFSPTNGQITLSNGNLTQPTNFVFETDPTEEVLITGSDGVTIEYRLVKFKVTTPYNLELAADGTSPKKDQTLRLRLAYGNFSAGYNASYTFSPGAQDITEIYYLPDYKVGEAIDSRTKLDGTKLQSDEFFILVESSEPISGTLVGEYLPTGTTKLTVANVASPTGLPDNQKIYKISGFLGGDQQVRFYYGSPTNLPKVVKISYVTASSIYVESLQNGQTYTFNSKSNEQKLTLKGRFIGFKTIGGTNFVAEILVNGKKHTTATTFPNADGTFSVDLPVLKSGPIVYGENTILIRATDEDANKLPITISTTLKINVIDQNQSTVTSFMPTLIPKDSRQQFINKPITQYEDDEMKRIFSVTPEFAFKEDKYVTSEENYDLVINGGGADIVNVYFGSDKIFTKELTSTTIFEVNQPATTGLPSYDITGNSDLFIARIQNLKFDVPGTHVYTLELINSTGARTTQRLEIVREPSSYRILSPQPTVGNNIVVNKNFVRFDIEAEGASQVLIGKEPAVKRTDMNNRFVLDYVGLKADKNNAIKIQIIREGGTINDTINVYYTGAIAIDSQYMAPKVANKYTVFNKNVVLSFPKGTVLQSTTTSGMVKFYPDNKLLFGIADPKDGVVERKNDYGNVIGVNADDRSTNGASVIRIPTELSSFFASVINTANFTQVSDIYWINGGLGELGDRGTNGYKAGTNGITPYSIDGEFTRYAQERILTPSQRGTLTLSYDPSIVDDVGSTITVYRYSDDSNVGKWVSIGGAVDTKSHTITVPFDEFGYYKVMKQSQSYPDITNHPWARNLLNAMYSKGIMNPLRTNAFGADDQTTRGEFATLLVKGMDIQLVKPSKTTFTDVSENTKSDRWTYEAIETAARAGIVQGLSDGFFGPDQPVTREQAAVMIARAMNAKLAANDSKLTATLAKSFLDSTSIDFYARPAIVAVTKAKIMEGSPVNIPGAAKTQYQFNPKGNMTRAEAAKIAVELLKKSTKLFPKTLS